TAAGTGTGACCCTCGATAAGCCGGAGGTGCACAATGCAGACGAATCATATTACTGCCTCCGGTTATTTTCTTGGGTGTCTGAACGGAATCAGAGGATGGGCCCGGAAACGTGGTTCCTCATATTAGTGCCATCGACGCACAAACCAGGTGCTTTTGAGAGAAGGGGCGTTGGTCTGTGGGATAGATTGCTAGCAGGTACGGATAGCAGGTCGTGTCCTATCTTTGAGGGGGGTGAAATTGCTACGGTGGAGATTGTTTAGAGGAGATTGATGCTTGCCTGGGCTTGGGTAGAGATATGGTACATTTGTAACAGATGATCTACACTAGTTTGGCTCTGGGTTGTATAGTCGGCTGGACCGTATGGCGGGCTCATACTGGCTATAGCAATGATGCTTAAGATTGACAGTAGAAGAATGAGAATACGAGAATACTACAGCCTAGTGTGGCTATGGCGGGATATCTACAGGATCCATGTTGCATAATATCTCATGGCAATTGGACATCGCATTTATAATCGTCACAAATCTGACTGCATCTTACtcatccccaacacccaTCACTTCATCGCACACCCCTCAAGCCAATACCAACTCCCCATTTCATCCATCACAACTAAATCAAGGCTCCAAAAGAGTTAACTTCTCCGGCTGctgcaacaacaacaacggcCCAGCAAGTACACTGTCCTCCGTCGGCGCCCCAGCCTCATCAGCCACAGCGAGAGCAATAATACCCGCTCCCTTATCAAATACCCCCGGAATAACCGTCTCATTAGTTTTGATATCAAACGGCACACTAATATTCAGCACCCCATGAAAAAACACCGCATAGTaatcccctccctccgtaAACCCAGGATCATTACTAAATTCCAACTGAATCTTCGATCCGGGATGcccagtagtagtattcgtCACAAAACCAATCTCCGGCAAATTCTGATTCGGGTACGGATACTCCGGGTTCTCTGAAGGACAACTCCCCGACACGACGAAGGAATCCGTCAACGCCAGGATTTGGTTCGCGTACGGGTACACCGTATCCGCAGGTCCAGCGAAGGGACTCACATCCCAGATATCAATGAGGGACCAGACGTTGTGACGGGTCTCGACCTCGGCAACGGCGACGAGTGCGGAGCTGGTATCAATTGTGTTGGATTCACGGACGAGGCCAGTCAGGAAAGCCATGCTGTTGACTTCGATATAGACTTGAAGGGCGAGGAAGGTTTCTGGGTCGTTGTCGAAGCCGAAGCTGTAGTTGCAGGGGCCTGGTTTCAGGGATGTAGAGGAGATTTCGTCTTGGAAGATGCGGATGTGGCCGGCTTCGTTGTCGCGGATTTCGGCGATGCGGTCGTAGGTGTTATTTGGGTAGCCAAGGTcactgaaggaggagggggtgaaggcTTCGACGCCTTGTTGGTAGAAGGAATAGATGATCCATTCGGCGCTGAGGAGGTtttggaagaggaggtcgTCGGGACCGGCGGGGCCGGAGGTTGTTGCTGGGATGACTCGGGTGTAGTTggctgggatgggggtgggctTGCCGGTGTATGTTGCGAAGAGGGGGGATTCGccggggatggggttggagTCGAGCTTGGGGGATCTGGCTTTGGGGAGGGCTAGAGTTAGCCCTATGAGAGAGGCTAGGCAGAGGATTTTGTGGGAGAGCATCTTAAATGTGAAGTTGAAGCTACCGGGTCTCCTGTGTCTTCTCAGCTGAGCTTCTAAACGAGATTTGAATGCTTCAGATGGGCAATGTAGAATTCGATTGAATGATTGAGATGAGCAgcgatatttatattttctctgCCCAACTCATTGATCTTATATAACTGCAACTCGGACAAGTACTGACATCAGACGCATTGACAGCGCTGAGCTGCGCCTCTCTGAGCTTCTGTGCCCGAACCATGATTCTCTGCAGTGCATCTAATAGGATAAATGTGTCGCACGTAGCCGTATCCCGATGCAGTCATATTCCGATGTCCCCATCAGGTCGAAAGTCGATCAATCGTAGCAGCATCTTATATGCAGATGAAGCTAACCCTAATCCGGAAAGTGATTCGTAGGCACGACTAGAATTTCCCGATGCGGTAACGCGGAGTAGCCGGCAGCTCAAAAAGCCAAAGAAAACGAAGCCTTGCAACGTGGACTCAGCCCCACGTCAATTAGGCATCGCccataataatagaaaaagggCCGCGCTCATACAAGCATTTTGGTACGTAGCTTGGCATTAGTCGAGAACTGAGTTTTAACGTATCACACGGAGAATTCCTCCGATCCGATGCTGTTGCCTTGTCCTTGTAGGGCCATGTCTCAGGCCACCGAGCGAGGTTACTTGCCAAAAGCGGTAATGTGTTTCGTACGGGCATACGAGACTTTAAAGTCTTTCATGAAAGAGAAGTCTTCAGGGTAAACTTTCTTGGATGGCTTGTCTATAAAGGCCGCATCCGGCCGTGCTGTAGCTCGGAGCTTTGATGATACAAAATTTGATTCATTCAAGTCACTgggaagataaagaaagggaaaatcaTCGTGTCATTCTGTCCGCGTCTTAGTCGGATCAATACCAAGAATGACTGTCGTCACAGAAAAAGGTGTTGCGATTGCCGAGTTAATCGTCTATATGGGCCATCAGCCGAAGGCTCCCAAGCCACTTCACTATTTCAAAGATTGAGTTCCTTCAGCATTGTCGCAACGAAGATGTAAGAACCAATACTTGATCCGGGGAAGTTTTGAAGCTGACACAGTTGAATTTAGTCTAGGAATCTATAACAAGAAAGCAACCGCTATCTCTTGTCGCAGCAAAGTAGTTCAGTTACTCCATATCCCAGCCCTTATTGCGTTGATTCTTTCGATCATCGGCGGAATAAATCAATACTCGTCGAACAAATCGGGCCATTCTGAAGGACAAAACGAAACCAGAGCTGGAATCATACTGTTCCTCGCAATATATATCGTGCTTTGCATCCTGTGGTCGACAACAGCCAGGGACCTCCCTCGGATGACACCAAGCCAAAAGCGTATCGTCGGCGTGGTTCTGTCAGCGTTACCGTTGATCGCTTGTCGTCTGCTGTACAGTTTTATCACCGATTTCAGCCATGACCGTCAATTTTCCTTGGTCGATGGAAATGTGACTATCCGGCTTTGCATGGCCACTATTGAGGAATTCCTTGTGGTTCTGATGTACACCGTGCTGGGCGTGTTTACTCCTCGTTCTGAAGTCGCAGCGAACAGGACAGATTCAATATCTCAGAGACCGTCATATCAGTCCGGGAATATGCAGTTCCATACTTCGCCTCTTGATCCTCGCAATGCTCATAGCCTTGGCGGGTGCGAGCCAGTTTAGCCGAATGCAACGGCTCCCGGTAGTCGCGTCTACCATGTCGCGAGAAATGAGGCAAACAAAAGTCTGGAAGTCGAGAGTTTGATTATAATGTTGATTTTTTGCCATATTACATTCAAACGCATTTGTTGTTTGGGAAGTCGAAGAGTCGAAAAACTTTTTTATGCCTGAATAATACTAAGTCAGTGTAGAGAAGCGGAAGGCGTTGTCATCTGCCTGTAGAGCTCTGGCTTCGTTCCCTACTGCCCCCTCCTGGTCGTCTTGTTCCGGTGAAGAATACTCCGGAGATAGCCAGGCCCGCGTGCTCTCGCCCTCTTGTACCAGTTGTGCCATCGCTAACGCCTGGTTGATTCCCATAGAACGGCCAATTTTGTTTAAACAATCTATGATCCAAGCTCGAAGTTCCTTGGACGCATAGCCAGAATCTGCAGCAATCAACAAAGGCCACATTAAGGCAAACCCACCGGCCGCTGGAACTACAAATGGAGGCGCATGATGCCTATCTGCGTCTGAAGAGCTTCGAAAGGTTGGATGATTGGACGTTTTGTCGACATGGTTGTCATCCACCACTGATCCGAGATGAAATGGTACACTTGCGCAAATATCCTCAACTAATTGACGGGATATTTCCTGGCATTGTCGCAATAAATGATGATGCGCCTCTTTTTTGTTGTCGAGCAAGGGTGTGTTCATGGCTTTGATTGCTTCAACAATCAAGTCCAGGAGTACCAGCCTGGCAGATCGATAGTTGTTCCAGAAGCTACTCACGGTAATATCTCGGTAAGTGTGATATTGGACTCCCCAAACAGTGTTAACCATAGACATTCTGTGAGCTAGGGCAGCGTTGACAGTCCTGTAGCCCATTGAAGCAGGTATATCGGACATTATCGATTGGAGCTGTGCGTCTAATTCCAAGGCACAACGCACAATGTCCGAAGGGCAGCTTATTGTACCCTCCTGGATGTCTGCACAGAGATCCCCGAGTGGAATTGTTATGCCACTGAGTCGATCGATGATTGCATCATCTTTATTCAGTCGGTATTTTGCTGCTTCTTGACTGAGACTACGAATGATTGCCGAGGTATGCTTTTGCCGATACACATGACTGAGCACCTAGATAGCTTCTGATTAGTATCTTCTCCGAATAGGCTTTATATCTGTCCCATTGAAAGAGATATAGCTGAGAATCGGACTAGGTTAACTCACTATCTGGGTACGTAACTGACTGAATAGCGCCAATCCTTCCGGTCGAGATAATTGCTCTCGACCCCTGGTCTCAATCAAAATTGCCGCGCCATCTAAGTGCTTTATCCATCTTGTCATAAAGAGGTCATCGCCGCAGGTCAATACCTGGGAGGAATCTCGTTAACATAAGCCACGTTGCTACTCAGGTGAATCTCTCACTTCAAACATGCTCAATAGCACCACTGTTGCTAAAGTTTCATCCCTCGTACGCAAATGCGCGTTACCGAGAGAGTTATTAGTTTGCGACAACGCAGTCATATAGTGTTTACGGGCTGTATACATCATCTGGGGAGACCTATGGATATTGGACAAGGCCGCCAGACCAGCAGCCGTAAGAGCATCGTTCACAGCGGAGCTCTCCAGGTGGTTTGTTAAGGACGAAAGGTACGGCATATACGCCCCTAGATCACCCTTGGCAATGTAATTCACAAAGATATATCCCTTCGCCAGTTCTGCGGTTGGATGCGATAGGcttgaggaaggtgaaggcgAGTAAGTCAGCATTTGGTTGCTGTTACCCTTGACGGTCCGCTTTTGTCGCTTGCTAATTTCTTTGGATTCCTTTTCGGCTTTGAGTTGTGCCTTGCGAATAACATCACGACTTTGGTCACGAAAGGTATACTCCAAAGCAGATCGATACCCGGGACAGTCAACTTTGGCCCGAATGCACTGGGAGCATGCTGGTTTGCCCCAATCGCACTATTGGATTGCAGTTTTTGTTTAGCTTATTTCAATATTTGGACCATTCACTCTGCCCCTCTCGGCGTCTGCCAATGTACATGATGGCTAATCACATAGATGGTAAAGTAGAATAAATCAAAAAATTAGAGACACGCCGGTACCTTCAAGCGCCGCGGGCGACAGCGTTCGCAGGCTAGACTTGGCTTCCCGCTGTAAACCATCCTCGTGAGATGCTAAACTGAGTGTCTGTGTGCATGAAACTGTAGGAAATCGATGTGAGGTTACTACCTCCCTTAGGGAGCCTAGAAAGACTAAGATTTCCGATAAATGAATTGAGTTGTAGGATAAAGTCAAAGAGGAGATACAGTGAGTATGGCTGATGCCTAAGATGAGAGTCAAGCATTTCACGTGACAGAGCTTATCCAGTCTTAGTACCACGTGCCGGCAACCCAAAACAGTATCTAAG
The window above is part of the Aspergillus luchuensis IFO 4308 DNA, chromosome 8, nearly complete sequence genome. Proteins encoded here:
- a CDS encoding uncharacterized protein (COG:S;~EggNog:ENOG410PHE9;~PFAM:PF13668;~SECRETED:SignalP(1-18)) — encoded protein: MHCRESWFGHRSSERRSSALSMRLMRPGSFNFTFKMLSHKILCLASLIGLTLALPKARSPKLDSNPIPGESPLFATYTGKPTPIPANYTRVIPATTSGPAGPDDLLFQNLLSAEWIIYSFYQQGVEAFTPSSFSDLGYPNNTYDRIAEIRDNEAGHIRIFQDEISSTSLKPGPCNYSFGFDNDPETFLALQVYIEVNSMAFLTGLVRESNTIDTSSALVAVAEVETRHNVWSLIDIWDVSPFAGPADTVYPYANQILALTDSFVVSGSCPSENPEYPYPNQNLPEIGFVTNTTTGHPGSKIQLEFSNDPGFTEGGDYYAVFFHGVLNISVPFDIKTNETVIPGVFDKGAGIIALAVADEAGAPTEDSVLAGPLLLLQQPEKLTLLEP
- a CDS encoding Zn(II)2Cys6 transcription factor (COG:S;~EggNog:ENOG410PVNH;~InterPro:IPR036864,IPR021858,IPR001138;~PFAM:PF00172;~go_function: GO:0000981 - DNA-binding transcription factor activity, RNA polymerase II-specific [Evidence IEA];~go_function: GO:0008270 - zinc ion binding [Evidence IEA];~go_process: GO:0006355 - regulation of transcription, DNA-templated [Evidence IEA]), which encodes MVYSGKPSLACERCRPRRLKCDWGKPACSQCIRAKVDCPGYRSALEYTFRDQSRDVIRKAQLKAEKESKEISKRQKRTVKGNSNQMLTYSPSPSSSLSHPTAELAKGYIFVNYIAKGDLGAYMPYLSSLTNHLESSAVNDALTAAGLAALSNIHRSPQMMYTARKHYMTALSQTNNSLGNAHLRTRDETLATVVLLSMFEVLTCGDDLFMTRWIKHLDGAAILIETRGREQLSRPEGLALFSQLRTQIVLSHVYRQKHTSAIIRSLSQEAAKYRLNKDDAIIDRLSGITIPLGDLCADIQEGTISCPSDIVRCALELDAQLQSIMSDIPASMGYRTVNAALAHRMSMVNTVWGVQYHTYRDITVSSFWNNYRSARLVLLDLIVEAIKAMNTPLLDNKKEAHHHLLRQCQEISRQLVEDICASVPFHLGSVVDDNHVDKTSNHPTFRSSSDADRHHAPPFVVPAAGGFALMWPLLIAADSGYASKELRAWIIDCLNKIGRSMGINQALAMAQLVQEGESTRAWLSPEYSSPEQDDQEGAVGNEARALQADDNAFRFSTLT